DNA sequence from the Coffea arabica cultivar ET-39 chromosome 11c, Coffea Arabica ET-39 HiFi, whole genome shotgun sequence genome:
AACAAACAGCCAGAAGTTTTGAAGCCCCTGAGCATTTGAAACTGTCTCACAAAAGTAACATGAATATCAGTTTGCtgcaaaatccaaaattaaGCACCTAGCACACACCATGGCGCCTGATATGTGTTCAAATGAGCAACAAAAAAGAACTTACAGCATTAGTGTACTATTACGTAGACATCAATCATTATGACCAAGCAGGTAACACAGTTTCTACCATTATTAGATGAGATAAAAGTGTTAATATTCTTGACGttttccaaaattggaaaaaggtACACCCACCAGTTAAATTTCCACATATGCACTTGCAGAAGGATGCCTAGCACATATTAAGAGAATCATGCAATATGTATGTAAGTATCCATATtctctttatttctttttcttattcaGCAATCACAAGTTAGCAGATTGAATTTGAATGCTGAATTCCAGTCCAGGAATATTTAACATAGAGAATCTCCTCTGGTATGTAACTACAAGTCCAGCAAAATAGCAAATATAATTGGGTCCCAGGGAGGGGACTGCCAGCTAGATAACAAATATAATTGGGTCCCCCcgcccggggggggggggggggggggttaggTCAATGTCATATCTTTTCTGAGATATAACTCATTCCTCACAACTGAGACGTTCTGTGATTAGGTGTACGAATCATCTTAAGAGACAGGGTGTGTACATCCACATGTTGCTATTTCACCTAAGGTCCTTTTTTGACATGTATTTCATTGTTCCCTTCAAAGATATACAGCATTTGATCAACCACAATAAGGCAAAACCAATAATCTGAAATACAGGATTAGGAACATCATATTTTAATGATGGCTCACTCTCTCAAAAGATTAAGCTCAACTATATCTACAGAATTTCATTGCAAGGGAGATGAACCACGCAGTTGAGTATATATCAATAGACTCCACAAATCTGCTCTTTGAACTGATTAAATTTACCAGACAGCAGTAACTCATAGTATAAACTTGTATGGAGCACAGATAATTTTTAACTTCATCAGAAAAACCCTTACTTGCAACGCACGATTACTGGCACAGGTTTCAGAGCCTTTGGTCCATTTCTTATTCCTCTCTTGTGTGGAGAGACCTGCATGATAACCAAATCTCTTGAGCTACTCAGATGCACTCAATATGTCAATTCTCCTAGTTATGACATATAACACACATGTAGATGCTCGAAATTTTGCTAGTTTTTCATCTATAGTTCTCAAGACCAATTCCAGCTTTCTGTTGCCATAAAAGTTAAACAGATGACAAATAAAAGTTTCTAGTGATAAACCTTTGTAAGAAAGAAGCTGGTTCCAATTGTGTTTCAGCAATCTTGTCACATTTAACTGATACTTCTGCTATTTTATTGATCCTGAAAGATATATTATAGACCCACCTTCCCCATAgactaggggtgcaaacgaattGAGCCGCTTGCGagctggctcgattcaagctcaagctcgagctcgtcGAGTCAAagttgagctcgaactcgagtttgactcgacgagctcgagttcaaaatattaagctcattagctctttttattttttattttttattttaatagtaaatttacataaatatccttaatattttattatttattaagaaaaatattattttatttattttttaaaaataaaataattatttttattttttcgagctcgagctcagctCGAGCTTCACAATtgtcagctcgtcgagctcgagttcgaattcGATAAAATTAAGTCAAACTTGGCTCGATTAGGCCAAAATTccactcgactcgactcgtttgcagccctaccaTAGACATTATATCAGAAGTGGAATATGATATCAGAGTGGTCTTTAGCTATTTTAGTCATCATAAaagaaagtcaaaagaagaCAACTCCCAATAATCCATGAACTAAAAGGAGATATTACAAGATCGTGAAGCCTACAAAATCCATCTTGGCTCTTGCTTGATAGTATTcatgaaaaaaatcataataCGTCTGCCATTGATGGCCTCCAAACAACTACTCTTCTCGTGGTACTAATTTATAAGGTTAGTTGCTCCTCACATGTATGTGAAAACATATTCAGAGATTGAAAATCCCTTTCAGACCATGCTTCTTCTTCAAATGCCCGTCTACAACACCCCCCCCCCGGGGCCCCCCTTTAAAACTGTAATTCTTTAAACTCCTCAAAATTGTGTAATATAACATAAAATTCAACTCAACCCCGAAATTCCAAAAGCTAGCAATAAAATCCCATTGCACTTCAGTCAATAACATGAATTTTTCTTCCTCCCCACGATGAAGTTTATTCCTCCCAACACTAAATCCTATAATCTATCCTCATTCCCCAATAAAGGAAGAGGCCATTCCCATCTTACAAGTCCGCTGAGGAATGAAGTTCAACCTACTTCCTTATAGTTGTTAGCCAACAAGTTAAGAGccttcttttgtcttttctcttccttcttaTAATAGAACACGGTTTTACAGTTTCCACGATGCAAGTTAGGCTATTCACAAGATTACAGGCAGATAATTAATCGTGAAACTGACAAAAATACTGGACAATTAATGACATAGAAACCACAAAATACAGTAGAAGCCTAATATCCCATTTACCTTCTTTTTAGGGACAGCCATGAGCTCCATGGAACAGTCGATGAAAGAGAAGCCCGGAAACTGAAAACCGATGCTCTTTTCAGTGGAGGTGTTACCGGACTCGGGGAGAACCAACGGCGGGGATGTGGTGGTGAAGTTGTCCATAGCACCGTGAAGGGGTGCTGGTTGGGCAACGGTGTGGACCAACCTCCGGAGGCCTAAGCTGCCGGCGACGTTGCCCCCCGCCGCATTTCTTAGCATCGACAGCCTCAACGCCATTTTGCTCTTGCCTCTCTACTCTCCTGCGGAACTTGGCCGGTTGCCCCAGTTTGTTGGATCCTAGTTGATTTGGTGATTCATTCGGGTCGACTTGGCCTACTCATTCTAGCCCATGCTCACCTAGTAGTAGGCCCAACAAAGGGCACTATAATTGCAAATATGGTCCCCTCATATTGCTGAAAGTGTGTTGTATTCTGCGCTAAACAAATTTGAAATCTCCTTTTGgtcaccttttcttttcaaaaaaatcatattTAGTGAGACTGTAGTATACTTGCGAAAAATGGATTAGCtttagggtccgtttgtttcgggtgaaaatgttttccagaaaaatattttcctaattttctgtgtttggttgcacaaaagttactgaaaacattttcctatgtaaaatattttcactcatcttatggaaaacaacttcccttccaaacttactgaaattgttttccgaaatgcatgcatcccgcctgtagtatgttccaaatttactgaaaacatcttctagtatgttctttttttttttagtgtaaacaggaggatTCGAATccaagacctcttccttacactccctcccccataccacccaacccaacccaaccctccccctattatattcaaaataaaaaaaaacttcatcctactcatcctatgctagtaatcaattatgtataatatggacattcttttctagagaactttcagcagtgagagtgcaagatatatgtcacaataagcattgcatgtgattgatatttgacactaaatggccagcaatttgtttattgcttaaaaagatattttttattcatatatacatttctccaagattttttaaagttaaataatgagataaattttcttattttgcatgggaagaagtatgtagttataatgtgtagaaagtaaatatagagataaaagtaaaaatatttcaaaagttaaacaaacaccagaaaaatgaagtaagaaaatattttcaattaactaaccaaacacctgaaaatgatgaaagggaaatgattttcatggaaaattactttcacggaaaatattttcccaagaaaaacattttacttccaaccaaacagactcTTAAAGGGATACCTTTATGGTAGGAACGCTTTGACCGTGCCTATGATAGGAAGACCTACAGAAAGCGACGCATGTTGAAGTTGGATGGAGTGCAAACGGAGACGTTAAATTGTGGAAGATCGCGTGGAGAGCAAACATTAATTTTTTGTCTGCGGCTGCAAGCAAAAAAGCACACGTTCGGACTTCCATTTTCCAATGTAGTAGATTGGCCCAGGAAAGGATAATTGCAGGTCAGAACTACTGGCATTTATGCATTTGCAAATCTACCCGTTAGCAATGGAAAAATGCTGCAAATGCCTGTGACAAAAAAAATGTTTGTAAAGAAGGTACCGaagttttaacaaataataaatgtAAATCTCACACGTGTGGGGGATAATAACTTGCAAGAAATAAGGAAAAGTGGAGCAGAGATAAACGTAGTAGTTCCGTGGCAACACGAAACACAAAGGGATtgaaggcttcattatatttatatacatctATAAATTTAGTACCCAA
Encoded proteins:
- the LOC113715694 gene encoding uncharacterized protein, whose product is MALRLSMLRNAAGGNVAGSLGLRRLVHTVAQPAPLHGAMDNFTTTSPPLVLPESGNTSTEKSIGFQFPGFSFIDCSMELMAVPKKKVSPHKRGIRNGPKALKPVPVIVRCKVCGRVKLPHFFCCSGIKPSPGEQN